From one Plantibacter flavus genomic stretch:
- a CDS encoding LysR family transcriptional regulator, giving the protein MRIDELAYLRALAEDGHVPYAAEALGISQSTLTRAIGRLEADAGVELFDRHRSRLELNRYGEILLVHALRAQTELDNAQSRIDELRDPSAGLVSIAYVSSLGGWLIPRIVSEYRQLLPDIRFVLDGGKADSVLDALRSGSADVAFLSPEPRDPEIEWRPLTSERLALGVPVGHAFADRTSLAASDLEQTEFLAMTTDSGLRQIADAYFARHGVVPRVTMEVSELSTLRGLVRAGVGIAVLPDSTSMEGVVLVPLDDEAVRVIGVATSRARAVSPAVEQFVRFVREEWVSARIH; this is encoded by the coding sequence ATGAGGATCGACGAACTCGCGTACCTTCGGGCGCTCGCCGAAGACGGTCACGTCCCGTACGCCGCTGAGGCGCTCGGTATCTCCCAGTCGACGCTGACGCGGGCGATCGGTCGGCTCGAGGCGGACGCCGGGGTCGAGTTGTTCGACCGTCACCGCAGCCGGCTCGAACTCAACCGCTACGGCGAGATCCTCCTCGTGCACGCGCTCCGTGCGCAGACCGAGCTCGACAACGCGCAGTCGCGGATCGACGAGCTCCGAGACCCCTCGGCCGGTCTCGTGTCCATCGCCTACGTCTCGTCCCTCGGCGGCTGGCTCATCCCGCGCATCGTGAGCGAGTACCGCCAGCTGCTGCCGGACATCCGGTTCGTCCTCGACGGTGGGAAGGCCGACAGTGTGCTGGACGCGCTCCGCTCCGGCTCGGCCGACGTCGCCTTCCTCAGCCCGGAACCGCGTGATCCGGAGATCGAGTGGCGTCCGCTCACCTCCGAGCGGCTCGCGCTGGGCGTGCCGGTCGGGCATGCGTTCGCCGACCGAACGTCGTTGGCGGCGTCCGATCTCGAGCAGACGGAGTTCCTCGCGATGACGACGGACTCGGGGCTCCGGCAGATCGCGGACGCGTACTTCGCGAGGCACGGCGTCGTGCCCCGGGTGACGATGGAGGTGTCCGAGCTGTCGACGCTCCGTGGTCTCGTGCGCGCCGGGGTCGGGATCGCCGTTCTCCCCGATTCCACGAGCATGGAGGGCGTCGTGCTCGTCCCGCTCGACGACGAGGCGGTCCGGGTGATCGGTGTCGCCACCAGCCGTGCCCGGGCGGTGTCGCCGGCCGTCGAGCAGTTCGTGCGGTTCGTGCGCGAGGAGTGGGTGAGCGCGCGGATCCACTGA
- a CDS encoding SIMPL domain-containing protein — protein sequence MSETIITVEGRFDYHHPAERGTVLISAGFQGPEREPVVSHTTALHRALSQAAEQFRAQSAVTWWSADRLRVWSERPWNKDGKQLPLVHHATVALEVKFADLQALARWAEEIATQDGVTVTGVTWALTDATKHRITAEAQHNAVRDAVDRATAYARSLGLGAVRPVALAEPGMLGDDTRSPSSQAAAPMMRGAAAPAGDTALDLKPEDITVSSRVHARFSAS from the coding sequence ATGAGTGAAACGATCATCACCGTCGAGGGCCGCTTCGACTACCACCACCCGGCCGAACGTGGGACCGTCCTCATCTCGGCGGGGTTCCAGGGGCCGGAACGTGAGCCCGTCGTCTCCCACACCACCGCACTGCACCGTGCGCTCAGTCAGGCGGCGGAGCAGTTCCGCGCACAGTCGGCCGTGACCTGGTGGTCGGCCGATCGCTTGCGGGTGTGGAGCGAGCGGCCGTGGAACAAGGACGGGAAGCAGTTGCCGCTCGTGCACCACGCGACGGTCGCGCTCGAGGTCAAGTTCGCCGACCTGCAGGCATTGGCCCGCTGGGCCGAGGAGATCGCGACCCAGGACGGCGTCACGGTGACGGGTGTCACCTGGGCGCTCACCGATGCGACGAAGCACCGCATCACGGCCGAGGCTCAGCACAACGCCGTCCGCGACGCCGTGGACCGCGCGACCGCCTACGCCAGGAGCCTCGGGCTCGGCGCCGTGCGGCCGGTCGCCCTGGCGGAACCCGGCATGCTGGGCGACGACACCCGCTCGCCGTCGAGTCAGGCCGCGGCACCGATGATGCGCGGGGCCGCGGCTCCTGCCGGCGACACCGCCCTCGACCTCAAGCCGGAGGACATCACCGTGTCCTCCCGGGTGCACGCCCGCTTCTCCGCGTCCTGA
- a CDS encoding GTP-binding protein has translation MTTPRIPLTVTLVLGTCPPERRTVARQIAGRSAALVTIERQGEAESAHPDIDDAIDAVARHPLAPRHLVLDCGSTVRPVDAVSAVLGHRDTAVLDAVVTVVDAAHLLHDLQDDEWVTHDEDGDTAYTARSMITVEQLEYADTIAVAGRRGVTHERLAVLLALLSHLNPTALTRMVEPVAARPRATPGTPATASNREPLARYRDSPFELDRFSTSPGWIAMLNGEHRPWVDHDRVTTLRFDSPRPMHPERLLACFDGPIEAGRFGRLIRTAGFLILATRASRVGVLQHVGSMIDLEPTSFETNDPGAPLGQELVVTGIDLDEPAVTAALHDCTLTDEELLAGPAAWAHYPDAFTPWSTTREH, from the coding sequence GTGACCACGCCTCGCATCCCGCTGACCGTCACGCTCGTGCTCGGCACCTGTCCGCCGGAGCGTCGCACCGTGGCCCGACAGATCGCCGGTCGATCCGCGGCGCTCGTCACGATCGAGCGGCAGGGCGAGGCTGAAAGCGCCCACCCTGACATCGACGACGCGATCGACGCCGTTGCACGACACCCGCTCGCTCCCCGGCACCTCGTCCTCGATTGCGGGAGCACGGTCCGCCCGGTCGACGCGGTCTCCGCCGTCCTCGGGCACCGCGACACGGCCGTCTTGGATGCCGTCGTGACGGTCGTCGACGCAGCCCATCTCCTGCACGACCTCCAGGACGACGAGTGGGTCACCCACGACGAGGACGGCGACACGGCATACACCGCACGGTCGATGATCACCGTGGAGCAGCTTGAGTACGCGGACACCATCGCCGTCGCCGGCCGACGCGGCGTGACGCACGAACGACTCGCGGTGCTCCTCGCTCTCCTCAGCCACCTGAACCCGACGGCGCTGACGCGGATGGTCGAGCCGGTCGCGGCCCGGCCACGGGCCACACCCGGCACTCCGGCGACCGCGAGCAACCGCGAGCCGCTCGCGCGCTACCGCGACTCCCCGTTCGAACTGGACCGTTTCAGCACGTCCCCCGGGTGGATAGCGATGCTGAACGGCGAACACCGGCCATGGGTGGATCACGACCGCGTGACCACCCTGCGGTTCGACAGCCCCCGACCGATGCACCCGGAACGACTCCTCGCGTGCTTCGACGGACCGATCGAGGCGGGGCGGTTCGGCCGGCTCATCCGTACGGCGGGGTTCCTCATCCTCGCGACGCGCGCCTCCCGCGTCGGCGTCCTGCAGCACGTCGGCTCGATGATCGATCTGGAACCCACATCGTTCGAGACGAACGACCCTGGCGCACCGCTCGGCCAGGAGCTCGTCGTCACCGGGATCGACCTCGACGAGCCCGCCGTCACCGCCGCCTTGCACGACTGCACGCTGACGGACGAGGAACTCCTCGCCGGGCCGGCGGCGTGGGCGCACTACCCGGACGCCTTCACGCCATGGAGCACCACCCGCGAGCACTGA
- a CDS encoding EamA family transporter, translating to MIRRPRPSQAATGALLVLAGLVCQELGASIAVTLFPQVGPIGMVTLRLVFAALILLAVARPSLGGHPRSAWVSAVGFGVVLATMNVCFYLALDRIPLGPAVTLEILGPLALSVIAGRRWTSALWAGVALVGVLLLGGVLLHSGPTAALDPIGVVLALAAGALWIGYILLSARTGTEFPGLNGLAIAAAIGALVTIPLAATTAGTALFDPVILLLGLGVAALSSAVPYALEFVALRRLSAATFAILLASAPAIAAIAGLLVLGQELTTPQWLGIACVVGAGIGAVLSARRGPSPEVQPSIAPS from the coding sequence GTGATCCGCAGACCGCGACCGAGCCAGGCGGCGACCGGCGCCCTCCTCGTCCTGGCCGGACTCGTCTGTCAGGAGCTCGGCGCATCGATCGCGGTCACGCTGTTCCCGCAGGTCGGTCCGATCGGCATGGTGACGCTGCGCCTCGTGTTCGCCGCGCTCATCCTGCTGGCCGTCGCCCGCCCATCCCTGGGCGGACACCCGAGGAGCGCCTGGGTGTCGGCGGTCGGTTTCGGAGTCGTCCTCGCCACGATGAACGTCTGCTTCTACCTGGCTCTGGACCGCATCCCGCTCGGTCCGGCGGTGACCCTCGAGATCCTCGGCCCACTGGCGCTCAGCGTCATCGCGGGTCGTCGATGGACGAGCGCGCTCTGGGCGGGCGTCGCCCTCGTCGGCGTCCTCCTCCTCGGCGGGGTGCTCCTCCACAGCGGACCGACGGCCGCACTCGATCCGATCGGCGTCGTCCTCGCGCTCGCCGCCGGCGCCCTCTGGATCGGCTACATCCTGCTGTCGGCGCGGACCGGGACGGAGTTCCCCGGCCTGAACGGTCTGGCGATCGCCGCCGCCATCGGGGCTCTCGTGACCATCCCGCTCGCCGCGACGACCGCCGGCACCGCGCTGTTCGATCCCGTCATCCTCCTGCTCGGCCTGGGCGTCGCCGCGCTCTCGTCTGCTGTGCCGTACGCGCTGGAGTTCGTAGCCCTCCGACGACTCAGCGCTGCGACCTTCGCGATCCTGCTCGCATCCGCGCCGGCCATCGCCGCGATCGCCGGACTTCTCGTGCTCGGTCAGGAGCTCACGACACCGCAGTGGCTCGGCATCGCCTGCGTGGTCGGTGCGGGCATCGGCGCCGTGCTCTCAGCCCGACGGGGTCCCTCACCCGAGGTGCAGCCGAGCATCGCGCCGAGCTGA